The Streptomyces racemochromogenes DNA segment GCGCCCCCTCGCTCAGGCGGGGGCGCGCCGCGCGGTGAGCAGCAGGTACTCCCACTCCATGGACCCGTCCCGCAGGGCGCCGGCCGCCAGGGCGGCGAGGGCGTCGTCCAGGGCCGCGGTCCGCTCGGGATCGTCGGCGAGGTACCGGTAGACGGCGATCGTCGGCCCGTACGCGGCCTTGAAGAACTCCCGGAACTCCTCCGGCCCCCCGAAGGTGTCCACGCGCAGGGCCCGCCGGCGCGCCTCGACACCGGTGACGCGGTCGCCGAGCAGCTCCCGCACGTGCGCCTCGTTCCCCCACAGCGGGGGTGGCTGCGCCCCCGGCGGGGGCGGCGGGGCGTACGGCTTCATGGTGGCGAACATCTGCCCGATGAAGCCCTCCGGGGTCCAGCTGAGCAGCCCGATCGTCCCGCCGGGCCGGCAGACCCGTACCAGCTCGTCGGCGGTGGTCTGGTGGTGCGGGGCGAACATGACCCCGACGCAGGACATCACCGTGTCGAAGGCCCCGTCCCCGAAGGGCAGCGCCTCCGCGTCCGCCTCCTGCCAGCTCAGCACGACACCGCGTGCCTCGGCCTCCTTGCGTCCCACGGCCAGCAGCTCGGGCGTGAGGTCACAGGCCACCACGTCGCCGCCGGCCAGCGCGGCCGGGATCGAGGCGTTGCCCGACCCCGCGGCGACGTCCAGCACCCGGTCCCCGTCCTTCACCCCGCAGGCCTCGACCAGAGCGGGCCCGAGCCCCGCCACGACCTGGGTGGCGACCGCCGGGTAGTCGCCGAGGGCCCACATCGCCCGGTGCTTCGCCTTGAGCGCGCGGTCGGCCTCGCGCGCGTCCGCCGTCTCCGTCATGCCATCCGCCTCCCTCGTCCGTACGGTGCCGATGGCCTTCCTCCTTCGAGCATAGGAACCGGGCGGACGCCCGGCCCGGCGGCGGCCCCACGCGTCCGTCCGGGTGGATTCCGGGTGGGGACACCGCGCGCCGCGGGCGCCGCCGCATCCGCAGAAACGATCGGGTCCTGGTACGACGGGCGCGTTCCCGCCCGACCGAAAGGTGCCCGCCCATGCCCCCCACCCGCAACGCGGCCACGGCGCCTCCCAGGGGCCGCCTCCCCGCCTCCCCGGTCAGACGGCCGGCGCCGTCCGGCCGCGGAGGCGGCCGGCCACCACCGAGTGCCCCAGCAGGAGGACGCTCAGGCCGAACATCAGCACGCCCAGCGGGACGTGCACGGACGCCACGCGCGCGATGCCCAGGACGACCTGCGCCGAGGCGAGCACCAGCATGCCGGCCGCGTACAGGACCGGTCTGACCGGCCCGCCGCCCGGACGCCACCCCAGGACCGCCGCCAGCACGTACAGCATCGACGCGGCGTACATCCCCCGCGCCCCGGCCCCGTGCAGCGCCTCCCCGTACTCCGTCGACAGCAGCAACCCCGCGGTCACCGCCTGGAAGAAGACCCCCACGGTCTGCAAGGCCGCCGCGATCCGCATGAACGTCCCCGTCGCCGTCTGCTCGGGCATGGTGAGCCCCTCTCCTCCTGCGCGCCGACGGTGTACCGGGAACGCCCCGCCGTCTCGTCATGACGACGACGCAGCCCCCGAGGATGTGAGGTGACCCACCAACTCGCCCTCCACCAGGCCCTTTCGCCGAGGATGGCCCCATGACCACAGATCCGGCCCCGAGCGCGATCACGGCGGAGCGCACCCGGCTGACCAACCTCGCCTACCGCTTCCTCGGCTCCCTGTCCGAGGCCGAGGACGCCGTCCAGGAGGCCTACACCCGCTGGTACGCCATGCCCCGGGAGAAGCGGGAGGCCGTGGAGTCGCCCGGAGCCTGGCTGACGACGGTGGCGAGCCGCGTCTGCCTCGACGTGCTCGGCTCCGCCCGCGCCCGGCGCGAGAGCTACGTCGGGCAGTGGGTTCCCGAGCCGCTGCCCGACCGCGCGGAATGGACGGACGCGCACGGCGGCCCCGGCGCCGACCCGGCCGACCGGATCACCCTCGACGAGTCGGTCGACATGGCCTTCCTCGTCGTACTGGAAGCGATGACCCCGGCCGAAAGGGTCGCGTTCATCCTCCACGACGTGTTCCGCTACCCCTTCGCCGACGTGGCCGGCATCCTCGGCCGCACCCCGGCGGCCTGCCGCCAGCTGGCGGCGTCGGCCCGCCGCCGGGTCGGCCCGGCCCGCCCCCACCCGGGCCCGGCCGCCGGGCGGGCCCGCGTCATCAGGGACTTCAAACGGGCCTGGGAGGCCAAGGACGTCGCGGCCCTCGTCGGCCTCCTCGACCCCGGCGCCACGATGGTCGCCGACGGCGGCGGCCTGGTCGGCGCCGTGGCGCGCCCGGTCGTGGGCGCGGACCGCATCGCCCGCTACCTCACCGACACCGGCGGCCGGTCCACACCCGGCATGACCCTCCTGGAACGGTCCGTCAACGGCCGCCCGGGCCTGGTGGCCCGCTTCGGCACCACCACCGTCACCGTGGCCGCCTTCGCCCTCGAGGGCGACCGGATCACCCGCATCTGGGCGGTGCGCAACCCGGAGAAGCTCCGGACCTGGAACTGACGGGCGCCACTGCCGGAGCGCCTAGTTCCGCAAAGTTGGCGCTTCCGAGATGATGTGCGCCCGTCACCCCGGCCGAAAGGATCGGAGCATGGCCAGCCTGTGGTCAGGGCAAGGCGTACTGCGCCGCAAACCGATCGAGCACATCGAGGAGCCCGAAGGCGCGCCCAGCCAGCAGCTCACCCGCACCCTCGGCCTCTGGCAGCTCACCGCCATCGGCGTCGGCGGCATCATCGGCGCCGGCATCTTCACCCTCGCCGGGACCGTCGCCCACAGCGTCGCGGGCCCGGCGGTGCTGCTCTCCTTCCTCATCGCCGGCGTCGCCAGCGCCGCGGCCGCCTTCTCCTACGCCGAGTTCGCCGGCCTGATCCCGAAGGCCGGCTCCGCCTACACCTACGGATACGCCGTCCTCGGCGAGCTGGCCGGCTGGTTCATCGGCTGGGACCTGCTGCTGGAGTACACGGCCATCGTCGCGGTCGTCGCCATCGGCATCTCCGGCTACTTCAACTTCCTCCTGGAGGAGACCGGCGCCGCCCTCCCCACGTGGATGCTCGGCGCCCCCGGCACCGGCGAAGGACACCGCTTCGACCTCATCGCGGCGGTCCTGTGCCTGTTCACGGCCTACCTGCTCACCCTCGGCATCAAGAACGCCGCCCGTTTCGAGACGGTCGTGGTCGTCCTCAAGGTGCTGGTCGTCCTGCTCGTGATCGTCGTCGGCTTCTTCCACATCACGACCGACAACTACACGCCGTTCTTCCCGTTCGGCGTCGGCGGCGCCTTCACCGGAGCCGCCACCGTCTTCTTCGCGGTCTTCGGCTACGACGCCATGAGCACGGCGGCGGAGGAGTCCAAGGACGCCCAGCGGCACATGCCCAAGGCGATCCTCTACTCCCTCGCCATCGCCATGGTGCTGTACGTCCTGGCCTGCCTGGTCCTGACGGGCATGCAGAAGTACACCGACATCGACCCGGAGAGCGGATTCTCCAGTGCCTTCAAGGCGGCCGGGCTGCCGGTCGTCGCCGACATCATCGCGGTCGGGGCGATCATCGGCATCCTCACCGTCATGTTCACCTTCATGCTCGGCGTGACCCGCGTGTGGTTCTCCATGAGCCGTGACGGACTCCTGCCCGGCTGGTTCGCCAAGACCCACCCCACCCGCCACGTCCCGACCCGGGTCACCTGGATCGTCGGGGTCGCCTCGGCGGCCATCGCCGGCTTCGTACCGATCGGCGAGGCCGCGGAACTCACCAACATCGGCATCCTGCTCGCCTTCGCCGTCGTGTGCACCTCGGTCATCGTGCTCCGCTACAAGCGCCCCGACCTGCCCCGCACCTTCCGCACCCCGCTGATGCCCTTCACCCCCGCCGTCGGGGTCATCGCGTCGATCTGGCTCATCACCTACCTCCGCGTGGAGACCTGGCTCCGCTTCGTCCTCTGGTTCCTCATCGGCCTGGTCATCTACTTCGGCTACTCCTACCGCCACTCCAAGATGGCGGGGAGTACGGACCGGCCGGTGAGCGAGCGGTGAGCCGCCGGTGAGCGCTCCCCCCGAGAGTGATGTCACCGGGCCCCGCCGAGGGGCACCGGGCGGACACACGACAGGGGAGCGAAGAACATGGGCGAGCAGCTGACCGGCAAGACCGCACTGGTGACCGGCGGGTCGCGCGGCATCGGACGGGCCGTCGCGCTGCGGCTGGCCGCGGAGGGAGCGCTGGTGGCGGTGCACTACGGCGCGAACGGGGCTGCCGCCGAGGAGACCTTGGCACGGATCGAGGAGGCCGGCGGGCGCGCCTTCGCCGTCCGCGCCCGGTTCGGCGAGGACGGAGCCCTGGACCGGCTCTTCGAAGGGCTGGAACGCGGACTGGCGCGGTACGGCGCGAAGGGCCTGGACATCCTCGTCAACAACGCGGGCATCAGCTCCGGGAACTCCATCGGGCAGGTCACCGAGGAGGAGTTCGCCACCCTGATGGCCGTCAACGTCAGCACACCGTTCTTCGTCGTCCAGCGGGCCCTGCCACTGCTGAACGACGGCGGCCGCATCATCGGCATGGGCTCGACCGCCAGCCGCTTCGCGGTCTCCACCCAGATCGGCTACACCATCAGCAAGGCGGCCCTGGAAGCCATGGCCCCCTCCCTCGCCAACGAACTCGGCCCCCGCGGCATCACCGTCAACACGGTCGCGCCCGGCGCCGTACGCACCGACCTGACCGCCGGCCACACCGCGATACCGGAAGTGGTCGCGGGCCTGGAGGCGATCACCGCGCTCGGGCGGATCGGCGAGCCGGAGGACGTCGCCGACGTGGTCGGCTTCCTCGCCGGCCCCCAGGGCGGCTGGATCACCGGCCAGACCATCGACGTGTCGGGCGGGACCTGGCTCGGCCCGCTCGTGCACACCGGCTGAACTCCCCTTCCGCGCCCGGGGGATAATCGCCCCCATGTGGTTCGGCATCCTCGGAGAGACCTGGGCGCGGCACGACGACGGGACCGAGGTCCCCCTCGGCGGCCCCGCCCGGCGCGCCCTGCTCGCGCTGCTGCTGATCGGCCCGGGCGGTGTCGTCCCGGCCGAGCAGCTGGCCGAGGAGATCGAACCGGCCGGAGCCGTCTCCGCGCACGCCCTCCAGTCCCAGGTCTCCCGGCTGCGCACCGCCCTGGGCCCGGCGGCCCCCATCGAACGGGTCGGCGCCGGCTACCGCATCGCGGTACCGCAAGAGGCGGTGGACGCGGCCCGGTTCGAGGCACTGGCCGCGGAAGGGCGCGCCGCCCTCACCGCGGGCGACCCCGCCCGGGCCGCCGCCGAGCTGCGCCGCGCCCTGGAGTTGTGGCGCGGCCCCGCCCTCGCCGGGCTCGCCGACCGGAGCGAGTCCGCCCGGGCCGCGGCGGCACGGCTGGAGGAAGCACGCCTCGCCGCCCTGGAGGACCGGATCGAAGCGGAGCTGCTGCTCGGCGAACACCGATCGGCCGTACCCGAGTTGCGCGAGCTCACCGACCGGCACCCGTTGCGTGAGCGGCCGGCCGGCCTGCTGATGCGCGCACTGTCCGCCCAGGGGCGCCAGGCCGAGGCCCTCGTGGCGTTCGAGCGGACCAGACGGCACCTGGCCGAGGAACTCGGCGCCGACCCGTCGGCCGAACTCATCTCGCTGCACGCCGAACTGCTGGACACCGCCCCCGCCCCGCGGCCCGCCGCCCCACCCGCCCAGCTGACCTCCTTCGTGGGCCGCGAGGAGGAAGCGGCCGAGACCGCCGCCCTGTTGCGGGAATCGCGCCTGGTCACCCTGACCGGTCCCGGCGGCGTCGGCAAGACCCGCCTGGCCGCGGAGGTGGCGGCCGGCACCGCCCCCGCCGGCGTCTGCTTCGTCGAACTGGCGGCGCTGCACGACGGCGGCCCGTCGGCACCGCCCGCGAGGGATGTCCGGCCGGGGCGGGCCGCCCGCAGCGTGCTCGCGGCGCTCGGCCTGCGCGAGAACGGCCTCCAGATGGGGGAGGGCCCGCCGCGCACGGCGCTCGACCGCCTGATCGCCGCCCTGACCGACCGGCCGCTCCTGCTCGTCCTGGACAACTGCGAGCACGTCGTCGAAGAGGCGGCCGCGCTGACGGCCCGGCTGCTCGCCGCCTGCCCCCGGCTGCGGGTGCTGGCCACCAGCCGCGAGCCCCTCGGGGTCATCGGCGAACACGTCCTCCAGGTCCGGCCCCTGGACGAGGCGGCCGCCGTACGCCTGTTCACCGACCGGGCCCGCGCCGTACGCAGGGGCCCCGCGGGCGAACCCGCACTCCTGCGCCGGATCTGCGACGCCCTCGACGGCCTGCCGCTGGCCATCGAACTCGCGGCGGCCCGCCTGCGCACCCTGGAACCGCAGGACCTCGCCGGACGGCTGGACGACCTCCTCGGCCTCACCGGCCGCGGCAGCCGCACCCCCGACGAACGGCACCGCACGATGCGCGCCGTGGTGGCGTGGAGCTGGGACCTGCTGACGGACGCCGAACAACGCGCCGCCCGCCGCTTCACCGTCTTCGCGGGCGGAGCCGGCCACGAGGGCGCACGGGAGGTCTGCGGAACGGACGCCGACACCCTGGAGTCGCTGGCCGACAAGTCCCTGCTGGAGACCGCGGGCACGGGCCGCCTCCGGATGCTGGAGACGATCCGCGCGTACGGCACCGAACGCCTGGAAGAGGCGGGCGAGGGCGAGGCCACCCGCCGCGGCCACGCCCGGCACCTGCTGGAACTGCACCGCCGCGCCGCACCGCACCTGCTGCGGGCCGGCCAGCTGCGGTGGCTGCCCCGCCTCGCGGCCGAGCACGACAACCTGCTGGCCGCGCTGCGCTGGGCGGTCGGCGCCCACGAGAGGCGCACCGCCCTGGAACTCCTCGCCGCCGCCTCGACGTCGCTGTGGATCCGCGGCGCGGCCGCCGCCGCGGCCCCGTACGCACTCGCCCTGCTCACCGCCGACGACGCCCCGCCCGGCCGTCTCGCCGGGGAGGACCTCGGCGAGGAGTACGCCGCCTGCGTCCTGCTCGCCGCCTCCACCACGGCCGGCCGGCCGCTCTGGCAGCGCCACCGCACCGCCGCCCTGGAAGCCCTGGCCGCCGCCTGGCCGGGAGACCGCCCGGGCCGCTACCCGGTGGTCCCCTTCCTCTGGATGATGCGCACCGCCGGCGAGACCGACCGGCAGGACACCCGGCACGTCCGGGACGCGTTCGCACTCCTCTCTTCCCAGCACGACTGCCCCGACCCCTGGGCGCGGGCGGCCGCCCGGTACGTGTCCGGGTACGCCACCCTCGGCGAGGGCGACGCCGACGGCGCCGAGCGGGCCTTCGACGCCGCCGCCGACGGGTTCTGCGGCCTGGGCGACCGCTGGGGCACCGCGCTGGCCCTGGACGCCCTCGCCGGCCTCGCGGCCACCGCGGGCGCCGACCGGGAACGGGCCATCGAGCTGACCGACCGCGCCCTCGCCCTCACCGGGGAACTCGGCGCCGTCGAGGACTCCGCCGACCTCCTGGTCAACCGCGGCGACCACCAGCTGCCCCAGGACCCCGTCGCGGCCCGCGAGGACTACTCCCGGGCCGCCGCCCTGGCCCGCGGCAGCGGCAGCCCCGCGGCCCTCGCCGCCGCCCTGCGCGGCCTCGGCGACATCGCCCTGCTGGAGGGACGGCCGCAGGAGGCGGAACGGCTCTACGCGGACGCACTCGACCGGATCGACCCCCACTGGGTCAAGAGCCTCGGCAACCGGCTCCGCTGCCTCGGCGGCCTCGGCCGCACGGCCGAGGCCCGCGGCGACCGCGCCGCCGCCCGCGCCCACTACGACGGCGTGGCGGCGGCGGTGGCCGCCCTGGGCCCCTCCGCCCCGGAGGTACTGCGCCTGCTGGGCCTGCCGCAGGAGCTCGTCACGGCGGCGGGTGCGCGCTGAACGTCCCGCCGCGCGCACCGCTCAGCGCAGGCGCCGCCAGAACGGCGGGACCTCGCCCTCCCGCCGGTTGGGATGCGGGGTGACCTCGCGGGGGGTCAGGGACCAGGCGCTGTCGTAGCTGACGATCAGCAGCCGTGCCCCGCGGGTCAGCGCCACCGTGCTCCGACCCGGCCACCGGTCACCGCTGTGCAGGGTGCGGCGCGAGGCGCTGCGCCGCAGGGACTCCAGCTGGAACCAGGCGTCGTCCTTGCTGTTGCGGTACCGGACGGCGAGGTCGATGGCGGGCCCCGCGTACGCCAGGACGTCGGGGCCGACGCCCTCGACGCGCTCGGAGGCGTCCCGCAGCACCGACACCGGACTGACGGTGATCTTCCACTCGCCCCGCGCCTTCACGCGCAGCCGCAGCGGCCCGTTCCCGTCGTGGTCCACGATCCCGCGCCCGGTGAAGTCCTCGGCCCAGCCGCGCAGCGCCGAGGGGCTCTGCTCGCGGTTGCGGTGGTTCAGCCGGCTGACCTCGACGTGGCCGTCACCGAGGCGGACCAGGTCGACGACGGCGAAGCCGGCCGCCGTGGCCGGCTCCACGCGGACGATGTCCTCCCCGCGGCCCTCCTGGGTGAAGACGGGGAAGTCCGGACCGAAGTCGGTGGGGAGGCTGTTGATCCGCCGGGTGATGGTGCCCAGCAGCGGGGCGCCCGACTTGGAGACGGGGACGCCGGCGGGTACGCCGGCTGCCGCGGCGGACGCTCCGGCCCCGGCCTCCGACGGGACGGCCGCCCCCGGAGCCGGTGCCGCCCCCGCAGCCGTGACCGCTCCCGCCAGGGCCGGTCCCGCCGTGAGCGTTCCGGCCGGCAGCGGCGGGGCGGGCGGCGGGGCCTCGGGCAGTGCGGGGGCGGGCGGCGGACCGGCATCCGCCTCCCGCGCCCCGGACTCCGCCTCCTCCTCGACCGCGAACCCGTAGTCCCCGGCCAGCCCCGGGAGCCCGGAGTCGTAGCCCTGCCCGACCGCGCGGAACTTCCAGCCCCCGTCGCGGCGGTAGAACTCGCCCAGCACGTAGGCGGTCTCGGTCGTCGCGTCGTCGTCGTCGACCGAGTACACCACCATCCTCTCGCCCGTGGCCGTGCTGACCGCCTCCAGGTACAGCCCCGGTATCTCCCCGAACGTCGCGCCCTCGCAGGAGGCCGCGATGACGATGCGCTCCACCTCCGGCTCGACCCGGCCGGGGTCGATCTCCAGCCAGTCCGCCGTCCGGCCGTCCTCGCTGCGGGCGTTGCCCAGCAGCTCCACGGCACTCGTGGCGTGCGCGCGCTGGTTGTAGAAGACGAGGTCGCTGCGGCCCCTCACCTTTCCGCCGTCGTCCAGCAGCAGTGCCGCCGGGTCGATCTCGGGCACACCCGGCCCGGCCGCCCGACGGACCACGGCGACCCGCATGGGCTCGCCGGACATGGGCAGATTGCCCCCCTTGATGATCTGCGTCATGACGGCATCGTCGCAGGCCAGCCCACCACAAGTCGAGGCCTTCCGGCCTGGTGTGACGATCCGTGAGACACCTCCTAGCACACTCGGCCCGGCCGGGGGCGGACCTCGGCCAAGCCCGCCCCCGGCCCGCCCGCCCCCGGCTACCGTGCCCGGGACGGCCGTGCCCCGGTGGCGGCGGCCGGGGGAGGAGCGGGCGGATGGGGACCACGGTCGTGGGGTTCCGGCTCGGCTGGGACAGGAAGGGCCGGCAGGCCACGGTGGTGCTCACCCAGGCGGGCATCCTGCACCACGGCAGCGGCCTCCTCGGCATGCCACCGCGCCCCGCCAGACCGCAGGCCCCGGCAGCCGCGGATCCGCATCCGGTGCCCCGTCAGGCCGCCACCCTGCGCCGGGTGTACGCGGGCCTGGTCCACCAGGGCTACGGCCGCGAGCTGATCCCGCCGGTCTGCGTCCGCCTCGACACCGACGAACGCCCCCTCCACCCCCGGGGCGAGCACGCGCCCCGGGCGCATCCCGAGCTGATCGCCGAATTCACCGGAGCCGCCCCCTGTGGCCCCGGCACGCTCGACGACGCCCTGACCGCCTTCTACACCGCGATCGGCCTCACCCCGCCGCCGCCCGCCGCCGCCCCGCCGCCCGGCCCGGGCGGCGTCCCCCCGGCGGTCCGCCGGGCCCTGGGCGCGCTCGCGGAGGGCCGCACCCTCGCCTCCCGCCCCGGGCGCGGCACCGGCTGGAGCGTCACCGGGGCCGGGGTGCGCCTGCACGCCGGTCCCGGCGGCGCGGACCTCACCCACCGCGAAGTGGCCGAGCTCCAGGCGGCCCTGACGGCCTGGCTGCGCCACCAGCGCGGTCCCGGTGCGGGAGCCCGCGCGCGCTGACCCGTATCGGACGCCCGGCCGCCCCGTCACCCGGAACGCCCAGCGGTACCGGGCGTTCGCTGCGCGCGGGCACGGCCGTGTGGTTTCCTGGGCCCCGCTCCGCACTGTGGCGGAGTTGCTACTCGGAGTGAAGGGGAATGTTGTCGTGAGCGTTCTGGACATCAAGCTGGACCGGTCGTTCGACGTCTTCGACTCGGACCGCGACGGGCGGCTCGACAAGTCGGACGTCATCGGCCTCTCGGACCGGCTCGCCGAGTCGCTCGGCCTCACCCCGGACGACGTGGCCGGGCTCCGGGACTCGCTCGGGCAGCTCTGGGACACCGTCTTCCAGCGGATGGACCGCAACGACGACGGGGGAGTGGACCGGCAGGAGTTCCGGGCGGCGTTCCGGGCGCGGATCGTCACCGACCAGAACCGGATCTGGGAGCGGATCCGGAACATGAGCAACG contains these protein-coding regions:
- a CDS encoding class I SAM-dependent methyltransferase gives rise to the protein MTETADAREADRALKAKHRAMWALGDYPAVATQVVAGLGPALVEACGVKDGDRVLDVAAGSGNASIPAALAGGDVVACDLTPELLAVGRKEAEARGVVLSWQEADAEALPFGDGAFDTVMSCVGVMFAPHHQTTADELVRVCRPGGTIGLLSWTPEGFIGQMFATMKPYAPPPPPGAQPPPLWGNEAHVRELLGDRVTGVEARRRALRVDTFGGPEEFREFFKAAYGPTIAVYRYLADDPERTAALDDALAALAAGALRDGSMEWEYLLLTARRAPA
- a CDS encoding TerD family protein — translated: MTQIIKGGNLPMSGEPMRVAVVRRAAGPGVPEIDPAALLLDDGGKVRGRSDLVFYNQRAHATSAVELLGNARSEDGRTADWLEIDPGRVEPEVERIVIAASCEGATFGEIPGLYLEAVSTATGERMVVYSVDDDDATTETAYVLGEFYRRDGGWKFRAVGQGYDSGLPGLAGDYGFAVEEEAESGAREADAGPPPAPALPEAPPPAPPLPAGTLTAGPALAGAVTAAGAAPAPGAAVPSEAGAGASAAAAGVPAGVPVSKSGAPLLGTITRRINSLPTDFGPDFPVFTQEGRGEDIVRVEPATAAGFAVVDLVRLGDGHVEVSRLNHRNREQSPSALRGWAEDFTGRGIVDHDGNGPLRLRVKARGEWKITVSPVSVLRDASERVEGVGPDVLAYAGPAIDLAVRYRNSKDDAWFQLESLRRSASRRTLHSGDRWPGRSTVALTRGARLLIVSYDSAWSLTPREVTPHPNRREGEVPPFWRRLR
- a CDS encoding SDR family oxidoreductase, encoding MGEQLTGKTALVTGGSRGIGRAVALRLAAEGALVAVHYGANGAAAEETLARIEEAGGRAFAVRARFGEDGALDRLFEGLERGLARYGAKGLDILVNNAGISSGNSIGQVTEEEFATLMAVNVSTPFFVVQRALPLLNDGGRIIGMGSTASRFAVSTQIGYTISKAALEAMAPSLANELGPRGITVNTVAPGAVRTDLTAGHTAIPEVVAGLEAITALGRIGEPEDVADVVGFLAGPQGGWITGQTIDVSGGTWLGPLVHTG
- a CDS encoding BTAD domain-containing putative transcriptional regulator codes for the protein MWFGILGETWARHDDGTEVPLGGPARRALLALLLIGPGGVVPAEQLAEEIEPAGAVSAHALQSQVSRLRTALGPAAPIERVGAGYRIAVPQEAVDAARFEALAAEGRAALTAGDPARAAAELRRALELWRGPALAGLADRSESARAAAARLEEARLAALEDRIEAELLLGEHRSAVPELRELTDRHPLRERPAGLLMRALSAQGRQAEALVAFERTRRHLAEELGADPSAELISLHAELLDTAPAPRPAAPPAQLTSFVGREEEAAETAALLRESRLVTLTGPGGVGKTRLAAEVAAGTAPAGVCFVELAALHDGGPSAPPARDVRPGRAARSVLAALGLRENGLQMGEGPPRTALDRLIAALTDRPLLLVLDNCEHVVEEAAALTARLLAACPRLRVLATSREPLGVIGEHVLQVRPLDEAAAVRLFTDRARAVRRGPAGEPALLRRICDALDGLPLAIELAAARLRTLEPQDLAGRLDDLLGLTGRGSRTPDERHRTMRAVVAWSWDLLTDAEQRAARRFTVFAGGAGHEGAREVCGTDADTLESLADKSLLETAGTGRLRMLETIRAYGTERLEEAGEGEATRRGHARHLLELHRRAAPHLLRAGQLRWLPRLAAEHDNLLAALRWAVGAHERRTALELLAAASTSLWIRGAAAAAAPYALALLTADDAPPGRLAGEDLGEEYAACVLLAASTTAGRPLWQRHRTAALEALAAAWPGDRPGRYPVVPFLWMMRTAGETDRQDTRHVRDAFALLSSQHDCPDPWARAAARYVSGYATLGEGDADGAERAFDAAADGFCGLGDRWGTALALDALAGLAATAGADRERAIELTDRALALTGELGAVEDSADLLVNRGDHQLPQDPVAAREDYSRAAALARGSGSPAALAAALRGLGDIALLEGRPQEAERLYADALDRIDPHWVKSLGNRLRCLGGLGRTAEARGDRAAARAHYDGVAAAVAALGPSAPEVLRLLGLPQELVTAAGAR
- a CDS encoding EF-hand domain-containing protein; this encodes MSVLDIKLDRSFDVFDSDRDGRLDKSDVIGLSDRLAESLGLTPDDVAGLRDSLGQLWDTVFQRMDRNDDGGVDRQEFRAAFRARIVTDQNRIWERIRNMSNAWTELGDRDGDGMLSRDEYTSLLHGMFRLPRQTFDEAFDRLDVDGDGQLSREEISSAMKEYYTSENHAARGNQFFGRL
- the sigJ gene encoding RNA polymerase sigma factor SigJ; translated protein: MTTDPAPSAITAERTRLTNLAYRFLGSLSEAEDAVQEAYTRWYAMPREKREAVESPGAWLTTVASRVCLDVLGSARARRESYVGQWVPEPLPDRAEWTDAHGGPGADPADRITLDESVDMAFLVVLEAMTPAERVAFILHDVFRYPFADVAGILGRTPAACRQLAASARRRVGPARPHPGPAAGRARVIRDFKRAWEAKDVAALVGLLDPGATMVADGGGLVGAVARPVVGADRIARYLTDTGGRSTPGMTLLERSVNGRPGLVARFGTTTVTVAAFALEGDRITRIWAVRNPEKLRTWN
- a CDS encoding amino acid permease — encoded protein: MASLWSGQGVLRRKPIEHIEEPEGAPSQQLTRTLGLWQLTAIGVGGIIGAGIFTLAGTVAHSVAGPAVLLSFLIAGVASAAAAFSYAEFAGLIPKAGSAYTYGYAVLGELAGWFIGWDLLLEYTAIVAVVAIGISGYFNFLLEETGAALPTWMLGAPGTGEGHRFDLIAAVLCLFTAYLLTLGIKNAARFETVVVVLKVLVVLLVIVVGFFHITTDNYTPFFPFGVGGAFTGAATVFFAVFGYDAMSTAAEESKDAQRHMPKAILYSLAIAMVLYVLACLVLTGMQKYTDIDPESGFSSAFKAAGLPVVADIIAVGAIIGILTVMFTFMLGVTRVWFSMSRDGLLPGWFAKTHPTRHVPTRVTWIVGVASAAIAGFVPIGEAAELTNIGILLAFAVVCTSVIVLRYKRPDLPRTFRTPLMPFTPAVGVIASIWLITYLRVETWLRFVLWFLIGLVIYFGYSYRHSKMAGSTDRPVSER